Proteins from a genomic interval of Gordonia sp. SL306:
- a CDS encoding TetR family transcriptional regulator has protein sequence MSTATDAITPDPADFRVHVVAESIRLFSEQGYESTTVEQIAAAAGISRRTFFRQFGAKEDVIFADHEALLAQVAAHLEAADGDPWVVVCSAAEQVFAHFRDTRELAVRRFRVVQEVPALRDRELVTTYRYQRLFEDFLRVRLPGESPVRVVAYAAAITGAHNYLLRSMIRGDADATMERLRAELGRVRASFAASAPAGQSGSAEAGAVVSVVTYPSGTSADEIARQVAEQLRAEQRHRGQ, from the coding sequence ATGTCGACGGCAACGGATGCGATCACCCCCGACCCCGCGGACTTTCGTGTCCACGTGGTCGCCGAGTCCATCCGGCTGTTCTCCGAACAGGGTTACGAATCGACGACGGTGGAGCAGATCGCCGCGGCCGCGGGCATCTCGAGGCGCACCTTCTTCCGGCAGTTCGGCGCCAAGGAAGACGTCATCTTCGCCGACCACGAAGCTCTCCTGGCGCAGGTGGCCGCACATCTCGAGGCCGCCGACGGCGATCCATGGGTCGTGGTGTGCTCGGCTGCGGAGCAGGTGTTCGCACACTTTCGGGACACCCGCGAGCTGGCTGTACGACGGTTCCGGGTGGTGCAGGAGGTGCCGGCGCTCCGCGACCGCGAACTGGTGACCACGTATCGATATCAACGGCTCTTCGAGGACTTCCTGCGCGTCCGGTTGCCGGGGGAGTCGCCGGTGCGTGTCGTCGCGTACGCCGCCGCTATCACGGGCGCGCACAACTATTTGCTGCGGTCGATGATCCGCGGCGATGCCGACGCCACGATGGAGCGATTGCGCGCCGAACTCGGACGGGTGCGCGCAAGCTTCGCTGCGTCGGCTCCGGCAGGGCAATCCGGATCGGCCGAGGCCGGGGCAGTGGTATCGGTGGTCACCTACCCGTCGGGGACGTCGGCGGATGAGATTGCGCGGCAGGTCGCCGAACAACTGCGTGCAGAGCAGCGACATCGCGGACAATGA
- a CDS encoding acyl-CoA dehydrogenase: protein MGFGNPEFNVFELPEEHVALREAIRALSEKEIEPHAADVDENSRFPQEALDALVASGFNAIHVPEEYDGQGADSVAACIVIEEVARVCASSSLIPAVNKLGTMGLILNGSDELKKQVLPSIASGEAMASYALSEREAGSDAGSMKTRARKDGSSWVLNGSKCWITNGGKSSWYTVMAVTDPEKGANGISSFMVHKDDPGFTVGPLEKKLGIKGSPTAELYFEDCTIPEDRIVGDEGTGFKTALQTLDHTRPTIGAQAVGIAQGALDKAIEYVKDRKQFGQSISKFQGVEFMIADMAMKVEAARLMVYTSAARAERGEKNLGFISAASKCFASDVAMEVTTDAVQLFGGAGYTRDFPVERMMRDAKITQIYEGTNQIQRVVMSRALLR, encoded by the coding sequence ATGGGATTCGGTAACCCGGAATTCAACGTCTTCGAATTGCCCGAGGAGCACGTGGCGCTGCGCGAGGCGATCCGTGCGTTGTCCGAGAAGGAGATCGAACCGCACGCCGCGGACGTCGATGAGAACTCGCGGTTCCCGCAGGAGGCCCTCGATGCCCTTGTCGCTTCGGGCTTCAACGCGATCCACGTGCCGGAGGAGTACGACGGCCAGGGCGCCGACTCCGTCGCCGCCTGCATCGTCATCGAAGAGGTCGCGCGCGTGTGCGCGTCGTCGTCGCTGATCCCGGCCGTCAACAAGCTCGGCACCATGGGCCTGATCCTCAACGGCTCCGACGAGCTGAAGAAGCAGGTGCTGCCGTCGATCGCGTCCGGTGAGGCGATGGCGTCCTACGCACTGTCCGAGCGCGAGGCCGGCTCCGACGCCGGCTCCATGAAGACCCGCGCCCGCAAGGACGGCAGCAGCTGGGTGCTCAACGGTTCCAAGTGCTGGATCACCAATGGCGGCAAGTCGAGCTGGTACACCGTGATGGCCGTGACCGATCCGGAGAAGGGCGCCAACGGCATCTCGTCGTTCATGGTGCACAAGGACGATCCGGGCTTCACCGTCGGACCGCTGGAGAAGAAGCTGGGCATCAAGGGCTCGCCGACCGCCGAGCTCTACTTCGAGGACTGCACCATTCCCGAGGACCGGATCGTCGGCGATGAGGGAACCGGTTTCAAGACCGCGCTGCAGACGCTCGACCACACCCGTCCCACCATCGGCGCGCAGGCCGTCGGGATCGCGCAGGGTGCGCTCGACAAGGCGATCGAATACGTCAAGGACCGCAAGCAGTTCGGTCAGTCGATCAGCAAGTTCCAGGGCGTCGAGTTCATGATCGCCGACATGGCGATGAAGGTCGAGGCCGCTCGCCTGATGGTCTACACCTCGGCCGCGCGCGCCGAGCGCGGCGAGAAGAACCTCGGGTTCATCTCCGCGGCGTCCAAGTGCTTCGCCTCCGACGTGGCCATGGAGGTCACCACCGACGCCGTGCAGCTCTTCGGCGGCGCAGGCTACACCCGCGACTTCCCGGTCGAGCGCATGATGCGTGACGCCAAGATCACCCAGATCTACGAGGGCACCAACCAGATCCAGCGCGTCGTCATGAGTCGCGCGCTGCTGCGCTGA
- the gabT gene encoding 4-aminobutyrate--2-oxoglutarate transaminase yields the protein MTTMAHLLPQKRHLVTELPGPRSSALTVRRRAAVAPAVGSAAPVYAVDADGGVIIDVDGNSLIDLGSGIAVTTVGASNPAVADAVAAQAHQFTHTCFMVTPYEGYVAVAEKLNELTPGDHEKRTVLFNSGAEAVENAVKIARLATGRDAVVAFDHAYHGRTNLTMALTAKTMPYKHNFGPFAPEVYRMPMSYPYRDPLGADGVAAANRAITMMDKQISADSLAAVIVEPIQGEGGFIVPAPGFLPTLAQWCRANGVVFIADEVQSGFCRTGDWFACDHEGVIPDLVTMAKGIAGGMPLSAVTGRAELMDAVHPGGLGGTYGGNPVACAAALAAIDQMTTLDLPARARQIGELILSSLSATAASLAGDGRDVIGDIRGRGAMVAVELVRPGTTEPDPELAKSAAAHALSRGVIVLTCGTFGNILRLLPPLAIDDELLGEGLDIIGEALAAD from the coding sequence ATGACCACCATGGCCCACCTGTTGCCACAGAAGCGGCATCTGGTGACCGAACTGCCCGGACCGCGGTCGAGCGCGCTGACCGTCCGCAGGCGGGCCGCGGTGGCGCCCGCCGTCGGGTCGGCGGCCCCGGTGTACGCGGTCGACGCCGACGGTGGCGTGATCATCGACGTCGACGGCAACTCGCTCATCGACCTCGGGTCGGGCATCGCGGTGACCACCGTGGGGGCGAGCAACCCTGCGGTGGCCGACGCCGTTGCCGCGCAGGCTCATCAGTTCACCCACACCTGCTTCATGGTCACGCCGTACGAGGGCTATGTCGCGGTGGCCGAAAAGCTCAACGAGCTCACCCCTGGCGATCACGAGAAGCGCACCGTGCTGTTCAACTCGGGCGCCGAGGCCGTCGAGAACGCGGTCAAGATCGCGCGACTGGCCACCGGTCGCGACGCGGTGGTCGCCTTCGACCACGCCTACCACGGTCGCACCAACCTCACGATGGCATTGACCGCGAAGACGATGCCGTACAAACACAACTTCGGGCCGTTCGCCCCCGAGGTCTATCGGATGCCGATGAGCTATCCCTACCGGGACCCACTCGGCGCCGACGGCGTGGCCGCCGCGAATCGGGCGATCACCATGATGGACAAGCAGATCAGTGCCGACAGTCTGGCCGCGGTGATCGTCGAACCCATCCAGGGCGAGGGCGGATTCATCGTTCCCGCACCGGGATTCCTGCCGACGCTCGCGCAGTGGTGCCGTGCCAACGGGGTGGTGTTCATCGCCGACGAGGTGCAGAGCGGTTTCTGCCGCACCGGCGACTGGTTTGCCTGCGACCACGAGGGCGTGATCCCCGACCTGGTCACGATGGCGAAGGGTATCGCGGGCGGGATGCCGCTCTCGGCAGTGACCGGACGCGCCGAGCTGATGGACGCCGTCCACCCCGGCGGGCTCGGGGGCACCTACGGTGGCAACCCGGTGGCATGCGCCGCCGCCCTCGCGGCAATCGACCAGATGACCACGCTCGATCTGCCGGCGCGTGCCCGGCAGATCGGCGAACTCATCCTGTCGTCGCTGTCGGCGACCGCGGCGTCGCTGGCCGGTGACGGACGTGACGTGATCGGCGACATCCGTGGCCGGGGCGCCATGGTTGCCGTCGAACTGGTCAGGCCTGGCACAACCGAACCCGATCCGGAACTGGCCAAATCAGCGGCCGCACATGCCCTCTCTCGCGGCGTCATCGTGCTCACCTGTGGCACATTCGGCAACATCCTGCGATTGCTTCCGCCACTGGCCATCGACGACGAACTTCTCGGTGAAGGACTCGACATCATCGGCGAGGCGCTCGCCGCCGACTGA
- a CDS encoding NAD-dependent succinate-semialdehyde dehydrogenase: MSNNDVVDPQAVLDGVPTGLWIDGASVPSTAGGTFAVYDPATEEELVSVADATVEDARLALDKAVAAADDWAATPPRERGEILRRAFELLTDRADDLALLMTLELGRALPDSAAETKYGTEFLRWFAEEAVRIDGRFTRSPAGTGRILVSHAPVGPCLAITPWNFPLAMGTRKIGPALAAGNVMLVKPAHETPLTMLALAEVFAEAGLPGGVLSVLPTSSSGDLSTAIITDDRIRKISFTGSTPVGRNLLGQAAERVQRTSMELGGNAPFLVFDDADIDAAVEGAFAAKMRNGGEACTAANRFLVQAGVAEEFTAKLTEKMSAARLGPGYESGITLGPLVSAKQRDKVAEAVDGAVADGARVRLGGKVPEGKGFFYPATVLDQVDAYAAVTRGEIFGPVAVISTFESESDAVKAANSTEYGLASYFYSRDLDRCMRVAEALDSGMVGVNRGVISDPAAPFGGVKQSGIGREGGSEGIEEYLSVKYIALT, encoded by the coding sequence ATGAGCAACAACGACGTGGTGGACCCGCAGGCCGTTCTCGACGGCGTCCCGACCGGACTCTGGATCGACGGCGCGTCGGTGCCGTCGACGGCGGGCGGCACATTCGCCGTGTACGACCCGGCCACCGAGGAGGAGCTGGTGTCGGTGGCCGACGCGACGGTCGAGGATGCGCGACTGGCGCTCGACAAGGCGGTGGCGGCGGCCGACGACTGGGCGGCCACCCCGCCGCGCGAGCGTGGTGAGATCCTCCGTCGAGCGTTCGAGCTGCTCACCGACCGCGCCGACGACCTCGCGTTGCTGATGACGCTCGAGCTCGGCCGGGCGCTGCCCGACAGTGCCGCGGAAACCAAGTACGGCACCGAGTTCCTGCGATGGTTCGCCGAGGAGGCGGTGCGCATCGACGGCCGGTTCACGCGATCACCAGCGGGCACCGGGCGCATCCTGGTCTCGCACGCGCCCGTGGGTCCGTGCCTGGCGATCACCCCGTGGAACTTCCCGCTGGCGATGGGCACCCGCAAGATCGGGCCCGCGCTGGCCGCCGGGAACGTGATGCTGGTGAAGCCCGCACACGAGACACCGCTGACCATGCTGGCACTCGCCGAGGTGTTCGCCGAGGCCGGGCTGCCCGGCGGCGTGTTGTCGGTGCTGCCGACGAGCAGCTCCGGCGACCTGTCCACGGCGATCATCACCGACGACCGGATCCGCAAGATCAGCTTCACCGGCTCCACCCCGGTCGGCCGGAACCTGTTGGGGCAAGCTGCCGAACGTGTGCAGCGTACGTCGATGGAGCTGGGCGGCAACGCTCCGTTCCTGGTGTTCGACGACGCCGACATCGACGCCGCGGTCGAGGGTGCGTTCGCGGCGAAGATGCGCAACGGCGGGGAGGCCTGCACGGCGGCCAACCGATTCCTGGTGCAGGCCGGTGTTGCCGAGGAGTTCACCGCCAAGCTGACCGAGAAGATGTCGGCGGCGCGCCTCGGCCCCGGCTACGAATCCGGGATCACGCTCGGGCCGCTGGTCAGCGCCAAGCAGCGGGACAAGGTCGCCGAGGCCGTCGACGGCGCCGTCGCCGACGGCGCACGAGTCCGGTTGGGCGGCAAGGTGCCCGAGGGCAAGGGCTTCTTCTACCCGGCGACCGTGCTCGATCAGGTCGACGCGTACGCCGCGGTGACACGGGGCGAGATCTTCGGCCCGGTCGCCGTGATCAGCACCTTCGAGTCCGAGTCCGACGCCGTGAAGGCTGCCAATTCCACCGAATACGGGCTCGCCTCGTATTTCTACAGCCGCGACCTCGACCGCTGCATGCGTGTCGCGGAAGCTCTCGATTCGGGCATGGTGGGCGTCAACCGGGGCGTGATCTCCGACCCCGCCGCACCGTTCGGCGGCGTCAAGCAATCAGGCATCGGACGCGAGGGTGGCAGCGAGGGCATCGAGGAGTATCTGTCGGTGAAGTACATCGCGCTGACCTGA
- a CDS encoding acyl-CoA dehydrogenase — protein MATPIESPSTTVSETDVTDDPDAVTPPTDDLTSDERALLVDNLRYVLDGRWRATRDLVRESADRSDLLPDPSRTLDEARTRILAEMRELAQNGFAAAGFASDHGGSGDVGASITAIEMLGYADLSLMVKAGVQWGLFGGAVENLGTARHHDRYVTDIINLDLLGCFAMTETGHGSNVQALETTATYDAATEEFVIHSPTPSARKDYIGGAAQHAQVAAVFAQLITGGPGEEPSSRGVHCFVVPIRDENGDDLPGVTTSDCGYKGGLAGVDNGRITFDQVRIPAENLLNRYADVEADGTYTSPIENPNRRFFTMLGTLIRGRVSVAATAGAAGRKALTLATRYGLVRKQFEAPEGTDEIVVMDYLAHQRKLLPLIAKSYAIACAQNELTSELHEVQSGAADDSDAGRQRQLESDAAGLKAYATWHASHTINECREACGGAGYLDENQLSIMRGDIDVFTTFEGDNTVLTQLVGKELLSAYAEDVQGLSTAGWVRFVVGMARDVVVEKTAARQVVQTLLEGSDEDTEKSNLTNRGTQIRLFRNREDHLIRTCAQRLRVALDDGNDAFEVFNNAQDHLLKVGRARTERVVLEAFIQAINDCDSRSAAEVLGKVCDLFVYSALESDLSWFLMHRQVSVERAKAIRRGVNELCTELRPHARSLVDAFGVPEGLLGAAMLSNA, from the coding sequence ATGGCAACTCCCATCGAGAGTCCCTCCACCACCGTCTCGGAGACCGACGTCACCGACGACCCCGACGCCGTCACCCCACCAACCGACGACCTGACGTCCGACGAGCGTGCGCTGCTCGTCGACAACCTCCGTTACGTCCTCGACGGACGGTGGCGCGCCACCCGCGACCTGGTCCGCGAGAGCGCCGATCGTTCCGACCTCCTCCCCGACCCGTCCCGCACCCTCGACGAGGCCCGCACGCGGATTCTCGCGGAGATGCGCGAATTGGCGCAGAACGGTTTCGCCGCAGCCGGATTCGCGTCGGACCACGGCGGATCCGGCGACGTCGGCGCGTCCATCACGGCCATCGAGATGCTCGGGTACGCGGACTTGTCGCTGATGGTCAAGGCCGGCGTCCAGTGGGGACTGTTCGGCGGTGCCGTCGAGAACCTGGGGACGGCGCGGCACCACGATCGGTACGTCACCGACATCATCAACCTGGATCTGCTCGGCTGTTTCGCGATGACCGAGACCGGCCACGGCTCCAATGTGCAGGCGCTGGAGACGACGGCGACCTACGACGCCGCGACCGAGGAGTTCGTCATCCACTCGCCGACGCCGTCGGCGCGCAAGGACTACATCGGCGGCGCTGCCCAGCACGCCCAGGTGGCCGCGGTGTTCGCCCAGCTCATCACCGGCGGTCCGGGCGAGGAGCCGTCGAGCCGCGGCGTGCATTGCTTCGTGGTGCCGATCCGCGACGAGAACGGCGACGATCTGCCGGGCGTGACCACCAGTGACTGCGGATACAAGGGCGGCCTCGCCGGCGTCGACAACGGCCGGATCACCTTCGACCAGGTGCGCATCCCGGCGGAGAACCTCCTGAATCGCTACGCCGATGTGGAGGCCGACGGCACGTACACCTCACCGATCGAGAACCCGAACCGCCGCTTCTTCACCATGCTCGGCACGCTGATCCGAGGCCGGGTCAGTGTCGCCGCCACCGCAGGCGCGGCCGGTCGTAAGGCTTTGACTCTGGCGACGCGATACGGGTTGGTACGCAAGCAGTTCGAGGCTCCTGAGGGAACCGACGAGATCGTCGTGATGGACTATCTGGCGCATCAGCGAAAGTTGCTGCCCCTCATCGCGAAGTCGTATGCGATCGCCTGCGCGCAGAACGAGCTCACCTCCGAACTCCACGAGGTGCAGTCCGGCGCTGCCGACGATTCGGACGCCGGCCGTCAGCGGCAGCTGGAGAGTGACGCCGCCGGACTCAAGGCGTACGCCACCTGGCACGCCTCACACACCATCAACGAGTGCCGTGAAGCATGCGGCGGCGCAGGCTATCTCGACGAGAACCAGCTCTCGATCATGCGTGGCGACATCGACGTCTTCACCACCTTCGAGGGCGACAACACCGTCCTGACCCAGCTCGTCGGCAAAGAGCTGCTGTCCGCCTATGCCGAAGACGTGCAAGGTCTCTCGACGGCCGGTTGGGTGCGGTTCGTCGTGGGGATGGCACGCGACGTGGTGGTCGAGAAGACTGCCGCTCGGCAGGTGGTGCAGACCTTGCTCGAGGGCTCCGACGAGGACACCGAGAAGTCGAACCTGACGAACCGCGGCACCCAGATCCGACTCTTCCGCAACCGGGAGGATCACCTGATCCGCACGTGTGCGCAGCGACTGCGGGTCGCCCTCGATGACGGCAACGATGCCTTCGAGGTGTTCAACAACGCGCAGGACCACCTACTCAAGGTCGGGCGGGCACGCACCGAACGCGTCGTGCTCGAGGCTTTCATCCAGGCCATCAACGACTGTGATTCACGCTCGGCGGCAGAGGTTCTGGGCAAGGTGTGCGATCTGTTCGTGTACTCGGCCCTCGAGAGCGATCTGTCGTGGTTCCTGATGCACCGACAGGTGTCGGTGGAGCGCGCGAAGGCGATCCGTCGCGGCGTCAACGAACTGTGCACGGAGCTGCGGCCGCACGCGCGGAGCCTCGTCGACGCCTTCGGGGTGCCGGAGGGACTGCTCGGCGCCGCCATGCTGTCGAACGCCTGA
- a CDS encoding YdcF family protein: MRVRVTAILVSLVAALGLTVAAPAQAAPGPGSSDLLSPNSLFLWQSPPTRYIVVLGAKMGTFGQTPGILNQRMNVAAGLAKSHPFNRMIVSGGNTWWLPVSEAQFMNVGLLRRGVPVWQMVNEGASTSTVQNAGNTVGMLKAMGASGALIVTNGFHMPRAMKDFRDAAAKAHVRLDFRPAYA, translated from the coding sequence ATGCGTGTCAGGGTCACCGCCATTCTCGTATCACTCGTCGCCGCACTGGGCCTCACGGTCGCCGCGCCTGCGCAGGCCGCGCCGGGTCCGGGTAGTTCCGATCTGCTGTCGCCCAACAGCCTGTTCCTCTGGCAGAGTCCGCCGACGCGCTACATCGTCGTGCTCGGGGCAAAGATGGGGACCTTCGGGCAGACGCCCGGGATCTTGAATCAGCGGATGAACGTCGCCGCCGGGCTCGCGAAATCCCATCCGTTCAACCGCATGATCGTCTCCGGGGGCAACACCTGGTGGCTACCGGTGTCGGAGGCGCAGTTCATGAACGTCGGCCTGCTGCGTCGCGGTGTGCCGGTCTGGCAGATGGTCAACGAGGGTGCGTCCACCAGCACCGTCCAGAACGCCGGCAACACGGTCGGCATGCTCAAGGCTATGGGCGCCTCAGGTGCGCTGATCGTCACCAACGGTTTCCACATGCCGCGCGCCATGAAGGACTTCCGCGACGCAGCCGCGAAGGCACACGTCCGTCTCGACTTCCGTCCGGCGTACGCCTGA
- a CDS encoding aminobutyraldehyde dehydrogenase has translation MSVLQNYINGEFVPSTSTETIDIVNPVDESVVAVSPVSTAADVDTAMSAATAAFAGWSTTTPSERQKALLKLADAIEAGSDRLVAAQARNTGQPDEQIADEEVTVGADQVRFFAGAARMLEGKSAGEYMSGHTSFVRREPVGVIGQVTPWNYPLMMAIWKIAPAIAAGNTVVLKPSDTTPESTLVLAELSQGILPPGVLNVVLGNGETGAAVVGHPTPRMVSITGSVRAGIAVAVSAAQQLKTAHLELGGKAPAVVFADADLDKTIEPLAAAAFFNAGQDCTAVTRVLVHESIHDKVVDLLVAEAEKATVPPLNNVNHFSKVTAILDGIPSHATVATGGKRKGDKGFFVEPTIITGVRQDDKLVQEETFGPVITVQPFTDEAQAVEMSNDVAFGLASSVWTTDHGTAMRMSSALDFGCVWVNCHIPLVAEMPHGGFKHSGHGKDLSLYGIEDYTRVKHVMSNIE, from the coding sequence ATGTCCGTACTGCAGAACTACATCAACGGCGAGTTCGTGCCGTCGACGTCCACCGAGACCATCGACATCGTCAATCCGGTCGACGAATCCGTCGTCGCCGTGTCTCCGGTCTCCACCGCAGCCGACGTCGACACCGCGATGTCGGCGGCCACCGCAGCTTTCGCCGGTTGGAGCACCACCACGCCGTCCGAGCGTCAGAAGGCGCTGCTGAAGCTCGCCGATGCGATCGAGGCCGGGTCGGACCGACTCGTCGCAGCGCAGGCCCGCAACACCGGCCAGCCCGACGAGCAGATCGCCGACGAGGAGGTCACGGTCGGCGCCGACCAGGTGCGGTTCTTCGCGGGCGCGGCCCGCATGCTCGAGGGCAAGTCCGCGGGCGAGTACATGTCCGGCCACACCTCGTTCGTCCGACGGGAACCGGTCGGCGTGATCGGCCAGGTGACGCCGTGGAACTACCCGCTCATGATGGCCATCTGGAAGATCGCACCGGCCATCGCGGCGGGCAACACCGTGGTCCTCAAGCCGTCGGACACCACGCCCGAATCCACTCTCGTGCTGGCCGAGCTCAGTCAGGGCATCCTGCCGCCGGGCGTGCTCAACGTGGTGCTGGGCAACGGCGAGACCGGGGCTGCCGTGGTGGGTCATCCCACCCCCAGGATGGTGTCCATCACCGGCTCGGTACGGGCCGGGATCGCCGTCGCGGTGTCCGCCGCGCAGCAGCTGAAGACCGCACACCTCGAACTCGGCGGCAAGGCCCCGGCCGTGGTGTTCGCCGACGCCGATCTCGACAAGACCATCGAACCGCTCGCGGCGGCCGCGTTCTTCAACGCCGGCCAGGACTGCACGGCGGTCACCCGCGTCCTGGTGCACGAGTCCATCCACGACAAGGTCGTCGACCTGCTCGTCGCGGAGGCGGAGAAGGCGACCGTCCCACCCCTCAACAATGTCAACCACTTCTCCAAGGTCACCGCCATCCTGGACGGCATCCCGTCGCACGCGACGGTCGCCACCGGCGGAAAGCGCAAGGGCGACAAGGGGTTCTTCGTCGAGCCGACGATCATCACCGGAGTCCGGCAGGACGACAAGCTGGTGCAGGAGGAGACCTTCGGCCCGGTGATCACGGTTCAGCCGTTCACGGACGAGGCCCAGGCCGTCGAGATGTCCAACGACGTGGCCTTCGGTCTGGCGTCGAGCGTCTGGACCACCGACCACGGGACGGCCATGCGGATGTCGTCCGCCCTCGACTTCGGATGCGTCTGGGTCAACTGCCACATCCCGCTGGTCGCCGAGATGCCGCACGGCGGCTTCAAGCATTCCGGCCACGGAAAAGACCTGTCGCTCTACGGTATCGAGGACTACACCCGGGTCAAGCACGTGATGAGCAACATCGAGTGA
- a CDS encoding primary-amine oxidase produces MTDTAAQATDFGHPLDPLGADEFRAVTALLAREHGVGDGWRIASIELAEPTKAELAAYGADGTAPARRAVVICLDSGANATYKSFLTLGTDPDAPGTVDSFDHLPGVQANFTVDEFEECDRVLRAHPDVQAALARRGITDLDKVFMDTWTYGGAVIPREFEGRRLGWSDTWVKDADGANPYANPVAGLHCVIDVNTMELLRIEDSGGFEQAEVMGEYVPRHIPQRIRDESRRPPLKPLEITQPEGPSFTLEGNRLTWQNWSLRVGFNYREGMTLHTVSYHDAGRERSVAHRLSFAEMMVPYRDHCEDHYRRTAFDIGEWGLGFMTTSLELGCDCLGEIRYLDAVLHDSAGEPFTITNAICIHEEDNAVLWKHVDHDAGAEVRRMRRLTVSSHVTVANYEYLVYWRFYQDGNIECEVRATGIMVTTPMPPGVTSNPHGTTVDNRTYAPFHQHFLVARLDLDIDGTDNTVFSSETVAEPMGPGNPLGLSLIQQNIALRTESEGMQNMNFATQRAWKVANTNVTTALGHHPAYKLVPTGALPPMFDPASPIFRRATVIGHTLWVTPNQPDERWPAGEFVNQSDHDTGLGEWTKADRPILDTDVVLWYTFGIHHITRPEDWPVMPVDTVSFWLKPFGFFDRNPALDVEPSPGSHSCHGDD; encoded by the coding sequence ATGACGGACACGGCAGCTCAGGCAACAGATTTCGGGCATCCGCTCGATCCGCTCGGCGCCGACGAGTTCCGGGCGGTCACCGCCCTTCTCGCGCGTGAGCACGGCGTCGGCGACGGCTGGCGGATCGCCTCGATCGAGCTCGCCGAACCGACGAAGGCGGAGCTCGCGGCGTACGGGGCCGACGGCACCGCGCCGGCACGCCGAGCCGTCGTCATCTGTCTGGACTCCGGGGCGAACGCCACCTACAAGTCATTTCTCACTCTCGGCACGGATCCCGACGCGCCCGGCACCGTCGACTCCTTCGACCATCTGCCGGGCGTCCAGGCGAACTTCACCGTCGACGAGTTCGAGGAATGCGATCGTGTCCTGCGGGCGCATCCGGATGTGCAGGCGGCGCTCGCGCGTCGCGGCATCACCGACCTCGACAAGGTCTTCATGGACACCTGGACCTATGGCGGCGCGGTGATCCCCAGGGAGTTCGAGGGTCGCCGACTCGGCTGGTCGGACACCTGGGTCAAGGACGCCGACGGTGCGAATCCGTACGCCAATCCCGTTGCGGGGCTGCATTGCGTGATCGACGTGAACACCATGGAGCTGTTGCGCATCGAGGACAGCGGCGGATTCGAGCAGGCCGAGGTGATGGGCGAGTACGTGCCCCGCCACATTCCGCAGCGCATCCGCGACGAGTCCCGCCGTCCGCCTCTGAAGCCGCTCGAGATCACCCAGCCCGAGGGGCCGTCGTTCACCCTCGAGGGCAACCGGCTGACGTGGCAGAACTGGTCGTTGCGGGTCGGTTTCAACTATCGCGAGGGCATGACGCTGCACACCGTCAGCTATCACGATGCCGGCCGGGAACGCAGTGTTGCACATCGACTCTCATTCGCCGAGATGATGGTCCCCTACCGCGACCACTGCGAGGACCATTACCGCCGCACCGCATTCGACATCGGCGAGTGGGGCCTCGGCTTCATGACCACCTCACTGGAGCTGGGTTGCGACTGCCTCGGCGAGATCCGCTATCTCGACGCCGTGCTGCACGACAGCGCCGGCGAGCCGTTCACCATCACCAACGCCATCTGCATCCACGAGGAGGACAACGCGGTCCTCTGGAAGCACGTCGACCACGACGCCGGTGCCGAGGTCCGCCGGATGCGGCGCCTCACGGTGAGTTCCCATGTCACTGTGGCGAATTACGAGTACCTCGTCTACTGGCGGTTCTATCAGGACGGCAACATCGAATGCGAGGTGCGGGCCACCGGCATCATGGTCACCACCCCGATGCCACCCGGCGTGACGTCGAACCCGCACGGCACCACCGTCGACAACCGTACCTACGCACCGTTTCACCAGCATTTCCTGGTCGCCCGGCTCGACCTCGACATCGACGGCACCGACAACACCGTGTTCTCGTCGGAGACCGTCGCCGAACCGATGGGCCCCGGTAATCCGCTCGGACTCTCGCTGATCCAGCAGAACATCGCGTTGCGCACCGAGTCGGAGGGCATGCAGAACATGAACTTCGCGACGCAGCGGGCGTGGAAGGTCGCCAACACCAACGTCACCACGGCGCTCGGGCACCACCCCGCCTACAAGCTGGTGCCCACCGGGGCGCTACCGCCCATGTTCGATCCGGCGTCGCCGATCTTCCGGCGGGCGACGGTGATCGGCCACACCCTGTGGGTGACCCCGAATCAGCCCGATGAGCGTTGGCCGGCAGGCGAGTTCGTGAACCAGTCAGATCACGACACCGGACTCGGTGAATGGACCAAGGCCGATCGTCCGATTCTCGACACCGACGTCGTGCTCTGGTACACCTTCGGCATCCATCACATCACCCGTCCGGAGGACTGGCCGGTGATGCCGGTGGACACGGTGTCGTTCTGGCTCAAGCCCTTCGGCTTCTTCGACCGGAACCCCGCGCTCGACGTCGAACCCTCGCCGGGTTCGCACAGCTGCCACGGCGACGACTGA